In the Pocillopora verrucosa isolate sample1 chromosome 4, ASM3666991v2, whole genome shotgun sequence genome, TTGTGTTCTCTGTTTGTGATAACTTTTCGACTAAGCACAAGTTTAACTGGAGATGCTCAGCTGAGATAACATTGTCTTCTCTCACAGGCATGCGCTAGAGCCGCAATGACACGACGTAGATTTCAAGCCATGAGGCAGTCCACTGTTCTCATTCAGTCTTTGTACCGTGGTCACCTGGTTCGTCGACAACTTCGTGCTCGTCACCAGGCTGCGAACTGCATTCAGACCCGCTACCTGGCCTTCAAAAAAGGTCGAGAGGTCCTGGAATGGTACAGAAACCTTCGAAAAATTGTTGTGCGGCTGCAGCGTACTGTattggccaatcagaggaaaCGAAAGGAAAGGAGAGATCGAGCTGCGAAAATAGCACAGTCTGCTTGGAAAGGATTCATGGAAAGGAGGAAGTTTGCTGAGAAAAGAGAGGCTTGTATTCGTATTCAGGCATTTATCAGAGGAGTTATTCTGCGTGAGCGGTTTTTGCTCCTTCGAAACTCGACTGTGCTAATTCAGAGAATCTTCAGGGCATTGATGATCgagagaaaagagagagaaCACTTTCTTCATCTGAGGAAGTGCGTGATCGTGCTACAGTCGTTATACAGAGGCAAACGCGATCGAAAACGCGTGAAGCAGATTCGCGCGGTTATCATGATTCAAAGCCACGTGCGAGCGTGGGAAACCCGCTCAAGATTCCTGTTACTGAAACATGCAGCTACCAAGATACAGGCTAACGTCAGAATGTATCAAACACGAAAGAAATTTGCGCTTATGAAGAGTGCGACAAGAACTTTGCAAGTTCACTTCAGAGCCACTCTCCTTGGACGAGAAGAAAAGATCAAGTACATGAATCAAAAGTCTGCTTGCATTAAGATCCAGTCATTCATCAGATGTGATCTGCAAAGGAAGGCGtttttaaagaagagaaaagccGCTGTAACGATTCAGTCCATTGTCAGGATGTACCTCGCAAGGTCAAGTTACCGAAACTTGCTTTCGTCAACTGCGAAGATCCAGAGAAGACTTCGAGAATTTCTCTACACGAAGAGTATACAGCAGAAATATGTGCACATGAAGCTATCTGCATTAAAGATCCAGTCATGCTATAGAGGTTATCGGTGCAGGAAGCAGTTTACTCGGGTCAGATTGGCCACTGTTACCCTTCAATCACTCACGCGTCGTTTTCTAAGTAGAAAGAAGTTCTTGGCGTTAGCACATGCTGCTGTCGTGATTCAGACGCGCTACCGCGCTCTACAACAGGGACGCCATCAGAGAGTAGAATATCACCGCATCCTTGATACTGTTGTTCACCTTCAGGCTCTAGTCCGAGGTAACATTGGCCGTAAACGTCTCGTGGCCCAACATAGATCAGCTACTCTGATTCAGACTGTCTACAGAGGGTACGTTTGTCGCACAAAGTATCAATCATCAAGACAAGCTGCTATAAACATACAGCGGCGTTACCGTTCATTTCTCCTTGGCCGCCATGTTCGTTCCAATTTCCAACGTCTTCAACACGCATCAGTGCAAATACAATCTTACTTCCGTGGATTCCAAGCAAGGAAACAGGTCAATCTTCTGCGAAGTGCTATGAAAATCCAAGCAGCTTATCGCGGATACCGAGCTAGAAAGTCATACAACAATTCTCGTAACCGTATCATTCATGCTCAAGCATTAACTCGTGGTTATTTAACGAGGAAATATTATTACGAGCTCAAGAAAGCCACTGTAAAGCTACAGAGTCGGTACCGTGCCCGCGTGATTGGCATGCGTCAGTATGTAAATTATCACGTACAACGCGGTGCCTGCATCTTGATACAAGCAGCTGTGCGTGGTTACCATTGTCGTAAGAGATACCTAGTAGAGAGAAACGCCGCAATAGTCATTCAACAAAAGTACAAAGCTACGGTAAAGTGTAGGAGCCAACGGGAACGTTACCTTGCTAGTAGACGTGCAGCAATTCATATTCAGGCTTGTGTGCGTGGATGGCTTGACAGAAAATTGGCGCGAAGACTTCGTGCGGCAAGACTGATCCAAGCGACATATAAGATGTACAAAACAAGGGAACAGTTTCTCACATTCAGAAGTGCTGTACTGAGATTACAAGCTCAAACACGCATGATAAAACAGCGGCAGAGATTTATTAGCTTGAAAAACGCAACCGTAGTCATTCAAAGGAAGTTTAGGGCAGCAGTTCTCTACAAGCACGATCAACTTGTATTTCACTTCATCCGAGGCGCAGTCATTACGTTACAGATGGCTGTAAGAGGATACCTGGTGCGAACGAGACTTCGTAAAATGAATGATGCCGCTGTTAAAATCCAGGCTTGTTTTCGCGGGTTTCGGACGTGGAGACGATATGAAGCTACCAAGAGAGCTGTGTTGATTTTACAGCTTCGTTACCGCGCCTGGCTTCTCGGTCGAGCAGTAGCTCGGAATTTCAATGCGTTAAAGTCATCTTCTCTCATAATCCAATCAAGTTATCGCCGCTACAAGGTGCGACTTAATTTGAAACGTAAGCAGGCAGCGGTCAAGATCCAAAGCGCCTATCGCTGTCATGTGTGTGCCTCCAAATATCTCCTCCAGAAGTCTTCTGCGGTTGTTATCCAAGCAGAAGTAAGACGCTACATAGCACGGCGATCCTATCAGAACCTTCGTCGTGCTGCATCTGTGATTCAGCGCCGATTCCGAGCTCAGAGGGAGATGCAGGTGGTCAGACGGTGTTTCACTCTCCAGCGGAAGGCATGCGTTATGTTGCAGACTGAGATTAGAGCATGGCAATGCAGACGACACTATAGCGCGATTAAATCGGCAGCCATCACTATCCAGCAACACTTCCGAGCTTGCGTTAAGTCTCATACACAAAGAGAAGGTTTCTTGCAATTGCGGAGTGCCACTGTTGTGTTTCAGTCTTATTGGAGAATGTCGTCGGCTAGAAGAAAATACAAGAGAGCTCAGGATGCTGCCATTAAGATACAAGCCTTTGCGCGCATGACAAAAGAAGTTCGGGCTTATCAAAAGCTCAAGAATGCGACCATGGCATTGCAGAAGATTTACAGAGCTAATCACCTTTGCAAAAGGCAGCGTAAAAGTTACGAAATGATGCGTCGAGGTGCTATCATACTACAATCGCATCTGCGTGGTTTCATAGCGAGACAGCGTGTCGCTGAAATGCTGATGGAGAAACAGAGACGGGGAGCAGCTGCCCTGAAGATTCAGCGTTACTACCGTGGATATCGCCTGATGAAGGAAACTCTCTTTACATATCACGTGACCCGTGGTGCAATCATCACTTTGCAGTCTGCTTTCCGCATGGTTCGTGCGCAGAAGTTTGCACGCAGGCTCAGAGCTGTTATTAAGATACAAGCGGCATATCGTACAGCAGTCACACGTAGAAATTTCCTGGCCGTGCGAGAATCTGTCTGCAGAATACAGGCAACGGTTCGTCGCAATCAAACCCGACAGCAATTTGTAGCGACAAGGGAAGCAATCGTTGCAATTCAACAATGGTACAGAGCACAAGCGGCAATGAGGGAGATCTATGCAGAGTATCAGTGCCTCAGACGCGCCACAGTCCTCATTCAGTCGTATTACAAAGTTTATTGTCAGCGGAAGTCTTATCTTTGTGACAGACAAAAGGTAGTGCTGGTTCAGTCTTCCGTGCGCATGCATCTACAACGGACGAAGTTCCTTCAAAAGCGCTCGGCAGTGATCGTCATTCAATGTCGGTATCGATCGTTCATCATCGGCCAAGATGTCCGTCAGAGATTCCGTGAGATGAAATGGGCAGCTACTAGAATCCAGGTAGTTGAAACAGTCCATTTTTCACGGATGTTTTTATTGTACTttgatcaatgtcagtatctaaggaactgcacacctacccctcccgcaacccaacattaaccctaacttgtttTCAGTCGACTGTTGTTgagtcaggggaggggtaggtgcgcacTTTCTCAGATACTAACATTGTTCTTAGGCCCTTTTATGAAGCATGCTCTATCTTTCGGATTACAAGAACTTGTTTTAATGTTCTATATTTAACTGGTCAGTCAATGTAAGATTACAAAAGTCCATTTTACGTTTTCAAGAAAGATCACATGTAAGTCATAAGTAgtgctttctttcctttcatttataCTCAGAGCTTTTACCGAGGTTGCCAAGCGAGAGATGAAGTGAAGAAACTGAGATCAGCCATACTTATTCAGTCTCATGCACGTGGAATGATTCAGAGGCAGAAATACTACCATGCCAAACAAATCCTGATCAGAATGCAAGCCTCAGTAAAGGCCTGGCACTATCGGAAGAGTTACTTAGAACTCAAAGCCGCGACAGTTTTCCTGCAAAGAAAAGTGCGAGCTAATATTGCCTCAAGAAGGGCGAGCGCAGAATTTCAAGAGGTCAAACGCGCAGTAGTTACGCTTCAATCTTTTTACCGTGGCTGGAAGGCTCGCTTCTTTGTCCGTCAACTGAAGGCTGTGATTCAGATTCAGAGATGGTTCCGAGGTACAATGGCTGGAAGAACAGCTCGTGAAGATTATCGAAGACTCAAGGATGCTACTGTCATACTGCAGGCCGCTTTCCGTGGATACCGCGGGCGGATGGTCGCTCGTAAAATGTTCGCTGCTCGTGTTATTCAGGCAGCTTTCATAGGATTTATAACAAGAAGGAAGATAAAAGTAAGAGTTTTCTTTTAGATATGTTTTCATGTGTTTTATAACTGAGATAATGAAGAAGTTTACTTTTCGATTATCAGTGAACTTCGATCGCTTGACTGACAAACAACTCCTGAATTGACACAATATCTTTTAGGACTACACTCACACGTATACGAACAACTGTTACACCAGGATTCAAATCATTTACTGCATTTCGCATAACTCAATCAAAGTCTACGAACGTTAAACTGAGTTTGAATTGTCAATAATTGCTAATTTGTTTTGCAATACTTCTCTTTTCCAGCGTCAGAAGGCGCAGCGTTTGGTACAGTTGAAAACGTTTGCGGCAGCTGCATATCATCATCTGAAAGCCATCAGAATCCAGCGTTGTTATCGGCGGGCACGGGCAATAGTGGTGGCAAAAGCGCGGATGGACGCAGTTCTTCTAATCCAGGTATGATAATTCGAGGACATATCTTGCTTGGcgcaaaattacaaaatttgttTCTGGACTTGTCTTGCTATCTGCCTTAGCTTGTTGTTAAGGCGATCAATATCTGTTCTTTATAAAAGAGAGAGAGGTTCAAGTTCTCTAGCTACTCTTGAAGTCAGTAATCATCCAGGCTGCAATTTTATAGGGCTTTTCTACCTAAACAGGAACTAAGTAAAGAAAGTTGCTATCTTTTCTTCCCTCAGTATTGGTGGCGCGGTGTGCTTCAACATCGGAGGTTTACCACTCTTCGCTCAGCCGCTGTTTTTGTACAGAGAGCAGCACGGAAGAAACTGGtgacgaaaaacaaaaacgcagCGAAGATCCAGTCCCTTATCCGTGGAGTCCTGGCAAGGAATCATTTGCGAaaacgtcgggcatgcgcaCTGAGAATACAAGTTAGAAAAATACTACTTGTGTTTACATAATTTGCTTAGTCTTCACCCTTTGTTGAGCAATAACTCCTCGAGATGTTAGTGTCGCTGATTTCTtatgctttttttcttcttttttttccttaaggcTTTGTGGCGAGGTTACCGAGTTCGACGTGGAGTGTCATCCGTTAAGGTTAAAAAAGCGCGTAAGCGGATCAAGTCCGCAAATGCTGCAGCAACCGAATCAATGAAGCTTTGTAACCGCACCAGGTCCGCCCTTGACTTCCTATTGCAGTGTAAGAACATCAGCAAGATAGTGGGAGCGCTTGGTAACCTGGGTGAGttccttgagaaaaaaataattactatTTTAAAGCCCAATCACAGCAAGACAAAAACATGACAAGAGGCTAAGTGATATCAAAACAAGATATCAGAAAAAGGTGTGAACTTCAAGCGTGTAAGCTCGAAAAAAGATTCAATCGAttcttgttttgcatctgattgagAGTAACGCGACTTTTCACGACCAACTGTTCTTCGAATTAGCGCTGACCCGAAGGACGAGAGCTGCATGTAGCATCCACTCTGAACGGAAGGCTGAAACTTTATGAGAATTGTGCCATTAACCGTTGTTATTGTTTGTATCTCAGAGGTTGTAACTCGTCTGTCGGAGGTTTGCTGCCAGCAGGTCGTGAGAGATGGTGCACTGCCTGTTATATTCAAAGTAATCAAGAAGTGCAACCGCAGTTTACCGCACTTagaagtcattaaatattccatatCAATACTCTTCAATGTCGCACAGGTAAGAAAAACGTCCCCCTTATCGTAGTTACCTACATAACTTTGCGTCAGATTCATCCCTTCGGAGCATACGAGAACATGACAGATATAGTTGAAATTCACGAATATAATTATTAACTATCTTCTGTTCCACAGTACCCGTCAGTTTATACTACTGTTTATGAGCAACCAGATTCTATCGAAACCTTGGTTGAACTGTTGGCAAACTTCCGAGACAAAAGTTTCCTCTTCGCCAAAACTTGCTGCCTTCTTTTCGTTTTATGCCGGGACTCCTCAATCGCTCAAGACATTCTCAACATGACAAAGATTGTAGAAGATATCAAGAGTGTCCACAAGATAGCGGAACGAAACCACCGACTGGAAGCTAAGCGAAACAAGGTCAACGAGAGGAGCACCTGCCAGTTAGCCCCACCCACGCCTTATAAGGGAAAGAAATTCAACTCAGTGAAATGGCAGCAACGGCTGAATATGGTCCAAGATCCTTTGGAGGCAGTAAGACTACTCGTGAAAAAACTGGGCCTGGCTCCGTTGGATGAATGaagaattattttgtcttttaccCACCTGATTTTTAATTCGTTATTTTATATACCcttttcattgtattttatcTGTATATACAGCGACAGTTCAGTTTTATCGCAATTCAAACTGCGAGCATTTACGTCATATCCGCACATCATGTGCGGTGATGTTTGAGATGGGCCTTCGACGGCGGGAACGTTCGCAACATTTTTACAAGCTTTAGTTTTCAACTCCTGTCTTATATTCGCTGTTTTAAACAATCTCTCCACCTGGGGTACATTTTTAAACTTCTGCACGTCTTCACCAAAGCCGCAACAGATACTTGCATTAAAAAATGTTGTAGCTTGCAAAATATTTATAGCTATGGAGTAATGTTAACATTTTAGTTGTTAGTACACAGAAAACGGGACGGAGAATCATGATGGGACACTTCACGCTCTACTACATGAAATGAGTCAGTTTTATTTCTACTCGCTAACGTCATTCAGTTGTACTTGATCATCTTATTTGtaaatacatttacaatgaagGGAGTAAAACAACCATCCGCATTCGCAAGGGAAactgtttgtgtttgttttcttcgcGCCTCAATCAGCGTATTTATCCTTTGAGGCAAGACAAATTGTTGATGTTCAAAGACTTTAGCGAACCTTGTCCACTATCTTTAAAACTTGTTCAAACTGTATCCCATAACTTTTTCCAAGGAAGCGAGACGCTTCCGTGACACACATATCGTTGTCTGATGACGTTCAAATTTGGACTTTTGTCGTGCTACTTATCGGAGTGTGCAATCGACAATAGAGATGTCACACACTCTCGCTTCAGTAAGTGGcagatttttgaaaaaaagaattggtCTTAGGTGCTCAGGTTACGATTTCATAGTTTTCTTCCTGTCTTTCGTTGTTTTAAGGTTTTTTGCGTCCTCGTCCTTTGGCAAATTTCCAGTTACGCTTCCCTTCACTCTTTTGGTCGGTTTACTCTTGCTAGTTTCCTGTTggcaaaaaaaaactaccattATAGGTGTGAAATTGAACGATGAATATAGAGCCAATCAGCATAAAAAAAGTGCTTCGTTCCACTTGAAATACAAACAGGAACTAAGATTTAACTGGAAACTGGTGAAATGACGGAATTGCACTTCAAGTTAGTCAGATTTGACATCTATCATGGGACAAGAGCCTTCTTGCGTTGAATAACAAAATATCAACGCAGGAGGCAAAGAGAAACATTGATAAACACCTTTACTGATATTGTAACTTAGTTCAATCTCATTCAGTGTTGGCTCACAGAGAAAGTTACTTTACCTTAAGCGTTCTTTTCAAtccactttgattttttttctcatacgTATCATCCTCATCTGAACATAAAATCAATCGTTAGAAGAAAGGCACGGTACTCCAAAAAGTGACTTCAATTAATtaagaaaacacaaataaacagaCGATTGCCCGTTCTTGACTTGGAAACACATTACAAAGTTACGTGTTTTCGATCTCGGTAAAGCAATCTGgaagaaaattctcaaaaacttgttcgtttatttcttttttgtcgcCCGACGGACTCTCCTCAGAGAAGGGGTAGTCCAAAGTTACGGTTATACACTGCAAAGCACAATCGTCAAATCACACTCAGACAACTCAGATGAATTAAGAATTAACAGACCACTACTCGTTGGAAATTATTCGTAGGCCATGTACTGAGGTCTCAATTAGAGGGAGGAAAGAAAAGAGTACGAACTAAATCTTGTAAATAATTTGTCATGATACACCACCTTCTGAAGAGAATTCTCCACCAGAGTCACCCTCGTCCATCTTCTCCTCTCCATCTTCGTCAGGTTCTGATTCTGATTCAAGGTCAGACGGAACCCACATGTCTTCGTCTGCATCCTCAGATTCAAGGTTCTTGTCTTTTATAACTGACATAAGAGAGGATCATTcaatttaatttgaatttctgAAGAGAATCACCAACGATACAAAAGCATAAGAAAACCTTACGTTTTTCCAACGCACGTTTGAAGCGTTTTCCAGTGACATGTCTTTGAATATGATGTGGAGCATTGTTTATGTATTTCTTGGTCAACTGGCAATGTAACTGTTTACTGCAagatttttaatgttaaaaaacaCACAATTAAGTAACCATACACAATCTATGGTTTTGGCAAGATTTCAACAATAATATATCACATTCTAACAAGTACCCAAAACGCTTCCCCCTCTGGGAGACCACTACTAGATATGAATAGTTAACGAGCAAATTGAATGATTGGGATCCATTGTCAGATCTCAGTTGTTTTTCCTGTATATAACTGTTGCTTTCTTGTACATCCGCAAACACCAAAGAAAAAGCTCTAGGCTCGTGGGGCATGTagtgtttttaataaaaatagaCCAttgacagtttatttttttatgaaatattgaCAATCAGGAAGAATGGGAACATGAATGTTGAATAGGACTCAAAGGGGACAGTGGTTCATTTATCCCCCTTTCTccaaattcaaattgttttgaattctgTCTTTCTGCAACAAGTATATGAATTGGTGTATAGAGTAAGGTTACACTTCAACTACACTTAAACCTTCTTGAGTTTTGAATCTACATCTGAacacaataatgataacaacaacaagtttGAAGTGACAAGGTACTTGTGCTCTTTCTTGTCACACTTTTACAATCCAAAGTTCTGCAGGAAGGTATGTGCCTTCCTTTTGTCAACATACACCCTTACCAGAAGCATAAGTTTGCTCTTATCATGGCATAACAAATATGATATCATTACCCCTTTTCTCCACTTGGCACTAAGTATTCCTTGTATTCTTCATACCCAGGGGATTCATCAGGAATTGCCTTACTTAGTCTCTGATACTTCTTCCCTTTAATATAGTTTTCAAGGTCTGTCAGTCTTGCTGGTAACTCATGTCCAGTTAATTTACATCTGATCTAACATCACAAGGAAAGAATTTAATAAGTGAAACTAAACATTAAGA is a window encoding:
- the LOC131795635 gene encoding abnormal spindle-like microcephaly-associated protein homolog, yielding MLNPSLTPVKENCPQLLLNKVHSKRAQWYSPCKNFPKLPLSPEPDPPSLKLTHFAAVPKISFGTVKVGGSKTEPFVVQNPHPLSQTLVIEKFPKDRGFTLDLNGNGMAEDSQGNCISIPANEEIFLSIKWEPRESGSCREVILFKWDNSPRLQVVVFGTALGPKKMKSATKKIVKKSGPTKISERPQGSKKVARAILQPSQIPNTVDSKEKSTKVTHKLDGEKIDCANAPVENSLEENLRRDTYLVTNNGRYKPVCKTSPNTCTPKLTKPATKPVNGKKKRVVVAKKISPVSGALTKKSKHKVKLKVAAKGVAQRKLQLVKTPNNKLPRHPMPFAAKNMYYDERWIEKQEEGFTKWLNFVLTPPDVTDSTVQADASRVHMVGNMVLGGTQETKKSQPLAPTKEALSLRAYTAKRKMARLRRCACLLYQSEPLGYIIRKIEAEVENGRLAIRPDKKLHADLGIKKQVADMILSYNSLWLRIGLETIFGEILPIHSNDDVSGLRRFITDRLLGNPDIASAFAHPQVPGLYREGYVEQLGKFTLKKFLLLVLFLDRAKLTRLIDHDPCLFNKEASFKSNRSLLLTFSREYLKGEGDVTKHLNFLGYSVTHSQRPIDEVDYAVKNIATDLRDGLRLTRVVELLTHDWQLSASLRVPAISRLQKIHNVDLFMNALKQRGILVGGIHGGVTDARHIVDGHREKTLTLLWQMIFHFQVNVLLSEKLLQEEIAHLESTRLLRDQLTAAENWIEGDEADFVGKRRDSSDLYFQSDRLRLLFKWCKMVCRLYGLKIENFTVSFSDGRALCFLLHHYHPSLLPRSHIKEQTSLTCNPGVHDTSDSEAEEGMGVNSWTAIFSPGCGTNTFLEELKSNERENFRTMAEKVRELGGVPLMTKATDMYYTIPDEKVVITYVAYLCARLLDLREETRAARCIQVAWRRFRLKRRLELKKNVAKIVVFIQACARAAMTRRRFQAMRQSTVLIQSLYRGHLVRRQLRARHQAANCIQTRYLAFKKGREVLEWYRNLRKIVVRLQRTVLANQRKRKERRDRAAKIAQSAWKGFMERRKFAEKREACIRIQAFIRGVILRERFLLLRNSTVLIQRIFRALMIERKEREHFLHLRKCVIVLQSLYRGKRDRKRVKQIRAVIMIQSHVRAWETRSRFLLLKHAATKIQANVRMYQTRKKFALMKSATRTLQVHFRATLLGREEKIKYMNQKSACIKIQSFIRCDLQRKAFLKKRKAAVTIQSIVRMYLARSSYRNLLSSTAKIQRRLREFLYTKSIQQKYVHMKLSALKIQSCYRGYRCRKQFTRVRLATVTLQSLTRRFLSRKKFLALAHAAVVIQTRYRALQQGRHQRVEYHRILDTVVHLQALVRGNIGRKRLVAQHRSATLIQTVYRGYVCRTKYQSSRQAAINIQRRYRSFLLGRHVRSNFQRLQHASVQIQSYFRGFQARKQVNLLRSAMKIQAAYRGYRARKSYNNSRNRIIHAQALTRGYLTRKYYYELKKATVKLQSRYRARVIGMRQYVNYHVQRGACILIQAAVRGYHCRKRYLVERNAAIVIQQKYKATVKCRSQRERYLASRRAAIHIQACVRGWLDRKLARRLRAARLIQATYKMYKTREQFLTFRSAVLRLQAQTRMIKQRQRFISLKNATVVIQRKFRAAVLYKHDQLVFHFIRGAVITLQMAVRGYLVRTRLRKMNDAAVKIQACFRGFRTWRRYEATKRAVLILQLRYRAWLLGRAVARNFNALKSSSLIIQSSYRRYKVRLNLKRKQAAVKIQSAYRCHVCASKYLLQKSSAVVIQAEVRRYIARRSYQNLRRAASVIQRRFRAQREMQVVRRCFTLQRKACVMLQTEIRAWQCRRHYSAIKSAAITIQQHFRACVKSHTQREGFLQLRSATVVFQSYWRMSSARRKYKRAQDAAIKIQAFARMTKEVRAYQKLKNATMALQKIYRANHLCKRQRKSYEMMRRGAIILQSHLRGFIARQRVAEMLMEKQRRGAAALKIQRYYRGYRLMKETLFTYHVTRGAIITLQSAFRMVRAQKFARRLRAVIKIQAAYRTAVTRRNFLAVRESVCRIQATVRRNQTRQQFVATREAIVAIQQWYRAQAAMREIYAEYQCLRRATVLIQSYYKVYCQRKSYLCDRQKVVLVQSSVRMHLQRTKFLQKRSAVIVIQCRYRSFIIGQDVRQRFREMKWAATRIQSFYRGCQARDEVKKLRSAILIQSHARGMIQRQKYYHAKQILIRMQASVKAWHYRKSYLELKAATVFLQRKVRANIASRRASAEFQEVKRAVVTLQSFYRGWKARFFVRQLKAVIQIQRWFRGTMAGRTAREDYRRLKDATVILQAAFRGYRGRMVARKMFAARVIQAAFIGFITRRKIKRQKAQRLVQLKTFAAAAYHHLKAIRIQRCYRRARAIVVAKARMDAVLLIQYWWRGVLQHRRFTTLRSAAVFVQRAARKKLVTKNKNAAKIQSLIRGVLARNHLRKRRACALRIQALWRGYRVRRGVSSVKVKKARKRIKSANAAATESMKLCNRTRSALDFLLQCKNISKIVGALGNLEVVTRLSEVCCQQVVRDGALPVIFKVIKKCNRSLPHLEVIKYSISILFNVAQYPSVYTTVYEQPDSIETLVELLANFRDKSFLFAKTCCLLFVLCRDSSIAQDILNMTKIVEDIKSVHKIAERNHRLEAKRNKVNERSTCQLAPPTPYKGKKFNSVKWQQRLNMVQDPLEAVRLLVKKLGLAPLDE
- the LOC131795636 gene encoding surfeit locus protein 2-like, producing the protein MADGKDMKKFLANHPHFELFRDDQMKEKIRCKLTGHELPARLTDLENYIKGKKYQRLSKAIPDESPGYEEYKEYLVPSGEKGKQLHCQLTKKYINNAPHHIQRHVTGKRFKRALEKLIKDKNLESEDADEDMWVPSDLESESEPDEDGEEKMDEGDSGGEFSSEDEDDTYEKKNQSGLKRTLKETSKSKPTKRVKGSVTGNLPKDEDAKNLKTTKDRKKTMKS